One genomic window of Malaciobacter molluscorum LMG 25693 includes the following:
- a CDS encoding nuclear transport factor 2 family protein, with product MKNQKKTLPPFSLEDAKLKARLAESAWNSKDSNKISLAYTKNCFWRNRDEFIKGREEIVEFLEKKFKNELEYKLIKELWSYDKNKIAVRFAYEWHDEKNQWYRSYGNENWEFDENGLMQKRLASINDIKINKEDRKLLWETDIRPDDYPCMSKLGL from the coding sequence ATGAAAAATCAAAAAAAAACATTACCACCATTTAGTTTAGAAGATGCAAAATTAAAAGCAAGATTAGCAGAAAGTGCATGGAATAGTAAAGACTCAAATAAAATAAGTCTTGCATATACAAAAAATTGTTTTTGGAGAAATAGAGATGAATTTATAAAAGGTAGAGAAGAAATAGTTGAGTTTTTAGAAAAAAAATTTAAAAATGAATTAGAATATAAATTAATAAAAGAACTTTGGAGTTATGATAAAAATAAAATTGCAGTTAGATTTGCATATGAATGGCATGATGAAAAAAATCAGTGGTATAGAAGTTATGGAAATGAGAACTGGGAATTTGATGAAAATGGGTTAATGCAAAAACGATTAGCAAGTATAAATGATATAAAAATTAATAAAGAAGATAGAAAACTTTTATGGGAAACAGATATTAGACCTGATGATTATCCTTGTATGAGTAAGTTAGGTTTATAG
- the sfsA gene encoding DNA/RNA nuclease SfsA, producing the protein MKFDKLYEGKLIKRYKRFLADIKLDNDEIITAHVPNSGAMTSCIEENCPVWVSFHDNPKRKLKYTLELTKIDDNLICTNTNVANKIAIEAIKNGTIKELQGYDILKSEQKYGKNSRIDILLENENSDKKCYIEVKSVSLKLKDSLAFPDAVTARGTKHLNELRQMVKQGHRAIMLYVIQRTDEEDFRIAKEIDPKYYETFKEAKKDNVEILVYKSTIDLNEIYISKSKLLK; encoded by the coding sequence ATGAAATTTGATAAACTGTATGAAGGTAAATTAATAAAAAGATACAAAAGATTTTTAGCAGATATAAAGTTAGACAATGATGAAATTATTACAGCGCATGTACCAAATAGTGGAGCGATGACATCTTGTATTGAAGAAAATTGTCCTGTATGGGTAAGCTTTCATGATAATCCAAAAAGAAAATTAAAATATACATTAGAACTTACAAAAATAGATGATAATTTAATTTGTACAAATACAAATGTAGCAAATAAAATAGCCATAGAAGCTATAAAAAATGGAACAATAAAAGAGTTGCAAGGTTATGATATTTTAAAGTCAGAACAAAAATATGGCAAAAATAGTAGAATAGATATTTTATTAGAGAATGAAAATAGTGATAAAAAATGTTATATTGAAGTAAAAAGTGTAAGCTTAAAATTAAAAGACTCTTTAGCTTTTCCAGATGCAGTTACTGCAAGAGGAACAAAACATCTAAATGAATTAAGACAGATGGTAAAACAAGGGCATAGAGCAATAATGTTATACGTAATTCAAAGAACAGATGAAGAAGATTTTAGAATAGCAAAAGAAATTGATCCAAAATATTATGAAACATTCAAAGAAGCCAAAAAAGATAATGTTGAAATTTTAGTGTACAAATCAACTATAGATTTAAATGAAATATATATAAGTAAAAGTAAACTTTTAAAATAA
- a CDS encoding SulP family inorganic anion transporter, which translates to MSNLKGDFFGGLTAAIIALPLALAFGVASGAGAVAGLYGAIVLGFFASLFGGTSSQISGPTGPMTVVMASTITVFHNDLKAVMCVVFLSGVFQILFGVLKIGKFVRYIPYPVISGFMSGIGIIIIILQINPFIGVDSQSSVIGTISHLSDTFSSINYKALFLSTFTLIIMLGTPKKIANVVPPALLALTTMTILSIVFNFDIKTIGEIPTSLPSFSFPSFDFSNGKDIIMLAITLALLGTIDTLLTSLVADSITKTKHNSNKELIGQGIGNTLVSLVGGIPGAGATMRTVINVKSGGRTKLSGIIHAIVLLLIVLFLAPIASKIPLAVLAGILMKVGLDILDYKFLKVARFAPKNDMIVMVIVFLLTVFVDLIMAVGVGITLASLLIVYRISKEANLKISLEKNIENKDVNQENSKIRVLDINGAFFFGSASFFEEEINKLLDTEKLIINCTNVPFMDISAIFTLEELILKLKDLGIDICLVLRKRHINKIEALDKTNIFKDVNIYEKLQEALDKE; encoded by the coding sequence TTGTCAAATCTTAAAGGTGACTTTTTTGGTGGTTTAACAGCTGCTATTATTGCACTACCTTTAGCTTTAGCTTTTGGTGTAGCAAGTGGTGCTGGTGCAGTTGCTGGACTTTATGGAGCAATAGTATTGGGTTTCTTTGCTTCTTTATTTGGTGGTACATCTTCTCAAATTTCTGGTCCAACAGGACCTATGACTGTTGTAATGGCAAGCACTATTACCGTATTTCACAATGATTTAAAAGCTGTAATGTGTGTAGTATTTCTTTCTGGAGTATTTCAAATATTATTTGGTGTATTAAAAATTGGAAAATTTGTAAGATATATCCCATATCCTGTTATATCAGGTTTTATGAGTGGAATTGGAATTATTATTATAATTTTACAAATAAATCCTTTTATTGGTGTAGATTCACAAAGTTCAGTTATTGGAACAATATCTCATCTTAGCGATACATTTTCAAGTATAAATTATAAAGCATTATTTTTATCAACATTTACATTAATTATAATGTTAGGAACTCCAAAAAAAATTGCAAATGTAGTTCCTCCTGCATTATTAGCTTTAACAACAATGACTATTCTTAGTATTGTTTTTAATTTTGATATAAAAACAATAGGAGAAATTCCTACTTCTTTGCCTTCTTTTTCATTTCCTTCATTTGATTTTTCAAATGGCAAAGATATTATAATGTTAGCTATTACTTTAGCATTACTTGGAACTATTGATACTTTATTAACTTCTTTAGTTGCTGATTCAATTACAAAAACGAAACATAACTCAAATAAAGAGTTAATTGGACAAGGAATTGGTAATACTTTAGTATCTTTGGTTGGTGGAATCCCAGGAGCTGGTGCAACTATGAGGACTGTAATAAATGTAAAAAGTGGTGGTAGAACAAAATTATCTGGAATAATTCATGCTATTGTATTACTTTTAATTGTACTATTTTTAGCTCCAATTGCTTCAAAAATACCTCTTGCTGTTCTTGCTGGTATTTTAATGAAAGTAGGATTAGATATATTAGATTATAAGTTTTTAAAAGTTGCAAGATTTGCTCCTAAAAATGATATGATTGTTATGGTTATAGTTTTTCTTTTAACTGTATTTGTTGATTTAATTATGGCTGTTGGAGTTGGAATAACATTAGCTTCTTTATTGATTGTTTATAGAATATCAAAAGAAGCAAACTTAAAAATTTCATTGGAAAAAAATATTGAAAATAAAGATGTAAATCAAGAGAATAGTAAAATTAGAGTATTAGATATAAATGGAGCTTTTTTCTTTGGTTCCGCATCATTTTTTGAAGAAGAGATAAATAAACTTTTAGATACAGAAAAATTAATTATAAATTGTACGAATGTACCTTTTATGGATATTTCTGCAATTTTTACATTGGAAGAGTTAATTTTAAAATTAAAAGATTTAGGTATAGATATTTGTTTAGTATTGAGGAAAAGACATATAAATAAAATTGAAGCATTAGATAAGACTAATATATTTAAAGATGTAAATATTTATGAAAAACTTCAAGAGGCTTTAGATAAAGAATAA
- a CDS encoding superoxide dismutase, translating into MKHELMTLPYSLDALAPLMSKETLEFHYGKHHQTYVNKLNELIEGTKHENSTLEDIIKDSEGGVFNNAAQVFNHDFFWNSLTPNETSVSSELEAALIENFGSVEKFKTEFTNKAVTHFGSGWAWLVKDASGKLSIISTPNAATPITEGLTPLLTCDVWEHAYYIDCRNARPAYLENFWKLVNWDFVAANLAK; encoded by the coding sequence ATGAAACATGAATTAATGACTTTACCTTATAGCTTAGATGCTTTGGCACCTTTAATGTCTAAAGAGACTTTAGAATTCCATTATGGTAAACACCATCAAACATATGTAAATAAATTAAATGAATTAATTGAAGGTACAAAGCATGAAAATTCAACATTAGAAGATATAATAAAAGATTCTGAAGGTGGGGTTTTTAATAATGCTGCTCAAGTATTCAATCATGATTTCTTCTGGAATAGTTTAACTCCTAATGAAACATCAGTTTCTTCAGAATTAGAAGCTGCGTTAATCGAAAATTTTGGTTCTGTAGAAAAATTTAAAACTGAATTTACAAACAAAGCTGTTACACACTTTGGTTCAGGTTGGGCATGGTTAGTAAAAGATGCAAGTGGAAAATTAAGTATTATTTCAACACCAAATGCTGCAACACCAATTACTGAAGGACTAACTCCATTATTAACATGTGATGTTTGGGAACATGCATACTATATTGACTGTAGAAATGCAAGACCAGCATATTTAGAAAATTTTTGGAAATTAGTTAATTGGGATTTTGTAGCTGCAAACCTTGCAAAATAA
- a CDS encoding response regulator: protein MSFEKKFILTILSIGSIIIFLFTYNNIQAQKQIFKSELEKRVDLIKNNLKEDAIYTIKYIKTDIENYISNNDFNKISEVLNNIKKRENVLGVTLIKNNNSVIFNNGVLLEKNVDTFNLEESSNSILISTPINTISNWGTLNLVYSLEKIQNETKIAKEQIEKRIKISIQDSILSSIFIAFIFAILGYIWSSRFIYPIILLTKIARKIAKGNLQEYKKLIKIKTNDEIGILSNTFMLMSQKLEISYNDLKLLNENLERKVLERTKELEESKKIYENLFEKSSDGILLIRGTTIINCNISATNILGYEKNQIIGKTPESLSPAFQPNKENSKLKSNRLIKEAFANGTNRFEWQSIKSNGELIWVEVVLTVISINNENIIHTVIRDITEKKEISYKLEKEKEKAELSTKAKSEFLANMSHEIRTPMNGIIGMSHLVLQTNLDDKQRTYLEKIDNSAKSLLSIINDILDLSKIEARQLSIVKTKFDLFLLVENSLCLVEYKAYEKNIDIIVNYSKDINNLLYGDSLRISQVLTNLLSNAIKFTDNGEISINISKTRENKYRFEVIDTGIGLSKEEQLKLFKAFSQADGSTTRKYGGTGLGLNISKQLVDLMNGQIGVDSKKGEGSNFFFEIPLEELQKSNFYEKIDDKKILIIEDNISWCKSIQKLLKNFHIDSSYIHSFDNIKEHLFKNKYDLIFLDWDIQKIDIMQSLLKIGNIIDLSKIILMTNSFSKDFIYKDTNKLGVSTFIKKPLNPLKISELLNGVTLKKKNVIKKIDMLNSKQQLSYLEKSTILLAEDNKINQEIILGLFEDTNIYIDIAQNGQECVDLYLKNRTKYDLILMDIQMPIMDGLEAAKILRKEDTSIPIIALTANAMLEDKKRTKNAKFNAHLDKPINVEELYKIVLTYISKKENIDENIVSNENLSNVVNIYKSKHLDTSKALNLLNNNISLYLNILEKFYKEYSDFNIKDKTENQKYIIIHTLKGLSLNIGALILHSLCESAQKKLTNDLIIKISEELNNVLNVITNILELHKKNKNKKDITLEKKKELFSKLIEASKTKLIKKCKPIVEELSNYNLGKEDSLKLEQIQNYLKRFDFKNLIKLLEK, encoded by the coding sequence ATGAGTTTTGAAAAAAAGTTTATTTTAACAATTTTATCAATAGGTTCAATTATTATCTTTTTATTTACTTACAATAATATACAAGCACAAAAACAAATTTTTAAATCAGAATTAGAAAAAAGAGTTGATTTAATAAAAAATAATTTAAAAGAAGATGCAATTTATACGATTAAATATATTAAAACTGATATAGAAAATTATATTTCTAATAATGATTTTAATAAAATATCTGAAGTTTTAAATAATATAAAAAAAAGAGAAAATGTTTTAGGTGTTACATTAATAAAAAATAATAATAGTGTTATTTTTAATAATGGAGTTTTATTAGAAAAAAATGTCGATACTTTTAATTTAGAAGAGAGTAGTAATTCTATTTTAATATCAACTCCTATAAATACTATCTCTAATTGGGGAACATTAAATCTTGTTTATTCTTTAGAAAAGATTCAAAATGAGACAAAAATTGCAAAAGAACAGATTGAAAAAAGAATAAAAATATCAATTCAAGATTCAATTTTATCATCTATATTTATTGCTTTTATATTTGCAATATTAGGATATATATGGTCTAGTAGATTTATTTATCCAATTATTTTATTAACAAAAATTGCAAGAAAAATTGCCAAAGGTAACTTACAAGAGTATAAAAAACTTATCAAAATCAAAACTAATGATGAAATAGGAATTTTATCTAATACTTTTATGTTGATGTCTCAAAAACTTGAAATAAGTTATAATGATTTAAAGTTATTAAATGAGAATTTAGAAAGAAAAGTTCTTGAAAGAACAAAAGAGTTAGAAGAAAGTAAAAAAATATATGAAAATTTATTTGAGAAAAGTTCAGATGGAATACTTTTAATTCGTGGTACAACGATAATTAATTGTAATATTTCTGCAACAAATATTTTGGGTTATGAAAAAAATCAGATTATAGGTAAAACTCCAGAAAGTTTATCTCCTGCTTTTCAGCCTAATAAAGAAAATTCAAAACTTAAATCAAATAGATTAATAAAAGAGGCTTTTGCAAATGGAACAAATCGATTTGAATGGCAAAGTATTAAATCTAATGGTGAATTAATTTGGGTTGAAGTTGTTTTAACAGTTATTTCAATAAATAATGAAAATATTATCCATACTGTAATTAGAGATATAACAGAAAAAAAAGAGATCTCTTATAAATTAGAAAAAGAAAAAGAGAAAGCTGAACTTTCAACAAAAGCAAAATCTGAATTTTTAGCAAATATGAGTCATGAAATTAGAACACCAATGAATGGTATTATTGGTATGTCTCATTTAGTTCTTCAAACAAATTTAGATGATAAACAAAGAACTTATTTAGAAAAAATAGATAATAGTGCAAAATCTTTATTAAGTATAATTAATGACATTTTAGATTTATCAAAAATTGAAGCAAGGCAGTTATCTATTGTTAAGACAAAATTTGATTTATTTTTATTAGTTGAGAATAGTTTGTGTTTAGTTGAATATAAAGCCTATGAAAAAAATATTGATATTATTGTCAATTATTCAAAAGATATAAATAATTTACTTTATGGTGATTCTTTGCGTATATCACAAGTTTTAACAAATTTATTGTCAAATGCAATAAAATTTACAGATAATGGTGAAATTTCTATAAATATATCAAAAACAAGAGAAAATAAATATAGATTTGAAGTTATTGATACAGGGATTGGTTTATCAAAAGAAGAACAACTAAAATTATTTAAAGCTTTTTCTCAAGCTGATGGAAGTACGACAAGAAAATATGGTGGTACTGGATTAGGTCTTAATATATCTAAACAATTAGTTGATTTGATGAATGGGCAAATTGGTGTTGACTCAAAAAAAGGTGAAGGTAGTAATTTTTTCTTTGAAATACCATTAGAAGAGTTACAAAAAAGTAATTTTTATGAGAAAATTGATGATAAGAAAATATTAATTATTGAAGATAATATCTCTTGGTGTAAATCAATTCAAAAGTTATTAAAAAATTTTCATATTGATTCTTCATATATTCATAGTTTTGATAATATAAAAGAACACTTATTTAAAAATAAATATGATTTGATATTTTTAGACTGGGATATTCAAAAAATTGATATAATGCAGAGTTTACTAAAAATAGGAAATATAATCGATTTGTCAAAAATAATTTTGATGACAAATAGCTTTTCTAAAGACTTTATATATAAAGATACAAATAAACTTGGAGTATCTACTTTTATAAAAAAACCTTTAAACCCTTTGAAAATTAGTGAATTATTAAATGGTGTGACTTTAAAAAAGAAAAATGTTATTAAAAAAATTGATATGTTAAATTCGAAACAACAATTATCATATCTTGAAAAATCTACAATTTTGTTGGCAGAAGATAATAAAATAAATCAAGAAATTATATTAGGATTATTTGAAGATACAAATATTTATATAGATATTGCTCAAAATGGACAAGAGTGTGTTGATTTATATTTAAAAAATAGAACTAAGTATGATTTGATTTTAATGGATATACAAATGCCGATAATGGATGGGTTAGAAGCAGCAAAAATATTAAGAAAAGAAGATACATCCATACCAATTATTGCTTTAACTGCAAATGCAATGCTTGAAGATAAAAAAAGAACAAAAAATGCCAAATTTAATGCTCACTTAGATAAACCAATTAATGTGGAAGAGTTATACAAGATTGTTTTAACATACATATCAAAAAAAGAAAATATTGATGAAAATATTGTGAGTAATGAAAATTTATCAAATGTAGTAAATATATATAAATCAAAACATTTGGATACATCAAAAGCATTGAATTTATTAAATAATAACATATCTTTATATCTAAATATTTTAGAAAAATTTTATAAGGAGTATAGTGATTTTAATATAAAAGATAAAACAGAAAACCAAAAATATATTATTATTCATACATTAAAAGGTCTTAGTCTAAACATTGGTGCTTTAATACTACATTCATTATGTGAAAGTGCTCAAAAAAAGCTTACTAATGATTTGATTATAAAAATATCTGAGGAATTAAATAATGTATTAAATGTTATTACTAATATTTTAGAATTACATAAGAAAAATAAAAATAAAAAGGATATTACTTTAGAAAAAAAGAAAGAACTTTTTAGTAAATTAATAGAGGCTTCTAAAACTAAACTTATTAAAAAGTGCAAACCAATAGTAGAAGAGTTGTCAAATTATAATTTAGGCAAAGAAGATAGTTTAAAACTTGAACAAATACAAAATTATTTAAAAAGGTTCGATTTTAAAAATTTAATAAAGTTATTGGAAAAATAA
- a CDS encoding RNase H family protein, with the protein MEKIYNIFVDGSVNPQKKIGFGSYLFCDDINHHDTKKIKSKFFEDTSSTKLELQTFIWALKDIDLKCKFVVYTDCQNILSLLNRKEKLQSNNYKTSTNKLVKNKQLYEEFFLLCEKYDFEVIKIKGHKKSCLKDNIEKIFTFVDRYSRKKLREYLA; encoded by the coding sequence ATGGAAAAAATTTATAATATATTTGTAGATGGAAGTGTAAATCCTCAAAAAAAGATTGGTTTTGGTTCTTATTTATTTTGTGATGATATTAATCATCATGATACAAAAAAAATCAAATCAAAATTTTTTGAAGATACTTCTTCTACAAAATTAGAGTTACAAACTTTTATTTGGGCATTAAAAGATATAGATTTAAAATGCAAATTTGTTGTTTATACTGATTGCCAAAATATTTTATCTTTATTAAATAGAAAAGAAAAATTGCAATCAAACAATTATAAAACTAGTACAAATAAATTAGTAAAAAATAAGCAATTATATGAAGAATTTTTTTTATTATGTGAGAAGTATGATTTTGAAGTTATTAAAATTAAAGGTCATAAAAAAAGTTGTCTAAAAGATAATATAGAAAAGATATTTACATTTGTTGATAGATATTCTAGAAAAAAGTTAAGGGAATACCTTGCTTAA
- a CDS encoding dihydrolipoyl dehydrogenase family protein: MKTFDLIIIGAGRGSYLAAKAANLGKKVAIIEKSKLGGTCPNRGCVPSKLLIGYANKIREIKSSKKHYIKSFIDDIDIEKIFADTNDYINSVEDFYEKIFNENVTVYRGEASFVENKVIKINKDKITAENIVISTGSRPAEPLTEGSWTSDNIFPLKQIPKSITIVGAGFIACELANFFDSIEVKTIQLVRGDTLLENEDKDIQEIFKEQYTKNVDVRFNTSIKEATKQTNNHFKIELEDGNFIQTEALLYAIGRVSNADTLNLENTDIKLNEKGFIKRDEFFQTDVKGVYVVGDASGENMLQHAAAYEVNHLSKILFEDKIKPLKFKYMPHAVFSDPEVASVGLTEQKAKNLNLNYVVSTTNWKASAKAKALKIEYPQTKFILNPYTYEILGCHLIGFESATIIHQVLAVMHIDNDIRHLKNMLYIHPALSEVLLPAAVNAIKVIKEYKKSQET; this comes from the coding sequence ATGAAAACATTTGACTTAATAATAATAGGAGCAGGAAGAGGAAGTTACTTAGCAGCAAAAGCAGCCAATCTTGGTAAAAAAGTTGCAATAATTGAGAAATCAAAATTAGGTGGTACTTGTCCTAATAGAGGTTGTGTTCCATCAAAACTTCTTATTGGATATGCAAATAAAATAAGAGAAATAAAATCATCAAAAAAACACTATATCAAATCTTTTATTGATGATATTGACATAGAAAAAATATTTGCAGATACCAATGATTATATTAATTCAGTAGAAGATTTTTATGAAAAAATATTTAATGAAAATGTCACAGTTTATAGAGGTGAAGCTTCATTTGTTGAAAATAAAGTAATAAAAATAAATAAAGATAAAATAACAGCCGAAAATATTGTAATATCAACAGGTTCAAGACCAGCAGAACCTTTAACGGAAGGTTCTTGGACAAGTGATAATATTTTCCCTTTAAAACAAATACCTAAATCTATTACTATTGTTGGAGCTGGTTTTATAGCATGCGAATTGGCAAATTTCTTTGATTCAATTGAAGTAAAAACAATTCAATTAGTAAGAGGTGATACTTTACTTGAAAATGAAGATAAAGATATTCAAGAAATTTTCAAAGAACAGTACACAAAAAATGTAGATGTAAGATTTAATACATCAATAAAAGAAGCAACAAAACAAACAAATAATCATTTTAAAATAGAATTAGAAGATGGAAATTTTATTCAAACAGAAGCTCTTCTTTATGCTATTGGTAGAGTTTCTAATGCAGATACTTTGAATTTAGAAAATACAGATATTAAACTAAATGAAAAAGGTTTTATAAAAAGAGATGAATTTTTCCAAACAGATGTAAAAGGTGTTTATGTAGTAGGTGATGCAAGTGGAGAAAATATGCTTCAACATGCGGCAGCTTATGAAGTGAATCATTTAAGTAAAATACTGTTTGAAGATAAAATAAAGCCTTTAAAGTTTAAATATATGCCACATGCAGTATTTTCAGATCCAGAAGTAGCAAGTGTTGGTTTAACAGAACAAAAAGCAAAAAATTTAAACTTAAATTACGTAGTATCAACTACAAATTGGAAAGCAAGTGCAAAAGCAAAAGCTTTAAAAATAGAGTATCCTCAAACAAAATTTATCCTAAATCCTTATACATATGAAATTTTAGGTTGTCATTTAATTGGATTTGAAAGTGCTACGATTATACATCAAGTTTTAGCAGTTATGCACATAGATAATGACATAAGACATTTAAAAAATATGTTATATATTCATCCTGCACTAAGTGAAGTTTTATTACCAGCTGCTGTAAATGCAATTAAAGTTATAAAAGAGTATAAAAAGTCACAAGAAACGTGA
- a CDS encoding TetR/AcrR family transcriptional regulator, giving the protein MAIKKTSKEEILKNSIHLFKVNGYYNTSMANIADACGLIKGSIYHHFKSKDEIGLESLKYIHEYFKNDIYSIAYQSDLSAKEKLKLFVKKVDNYFVNSEGGCLLGNLALETSLQNEVFADEIKSYFTNWQDALMVILEDKYTNIDAINLSKKYIALTQGAIMMMNLYGKKEDYLKVGEEIISLLD; this is encoded by the coding sequence ATGGCAATAAAAAAAACATCAAAAGAAGAGATTTTAAAAAATTCAATTCATCTATTTAAAGTAAATGGTTATTATAATACATCAATGGCAAATATTGCAGATGCTTGTGGTCTAATAAAAGGAAGTATTTATCATCATTTTAAGAGTAAAGATGAAATAGGATTAGAATCTTTAAAGTATATTCATGAATATTTTAAAAATGATATTTATTCAATTGCTTATCAAAGTGATTTATCAGCAAAAGAAAAATTGAAACTTTTTGTTAAAAAAGTTGATAACTATTTTGTAAATAGTGAAGGTGGTTGTTTATTGGGAAATCTTGCTTTGGAAACATCATTGCAAAATGAAGTATTTGCTGATGAGATAAAAAGTTATTTTACAAATTGGCAGGATGCTTTAATGGTAATATTAGAAGATAAATATACTAATATTGATGCAATTAATTTATCAAAAAAATATATTGCTTTAACTCAAGGAGCAATTATGATGATGAATTTATATGGAAAAAAAGAGGATTATTTAAAAGTAGGTGAAGAAATTATTAGTCTTTTGGACTAA
- a CDS encoding YgaP family membrane protein has protein sequence MNIFNKIRAFCRPFRIFLGIVLIITGFITGIAWFYLGVIPLIVGLTNFCPLCMITKKCSI, from the coding sequence ATGAATATTTTTAACAAAATAAGAGCTTTTTGCAGACCTTTTAGAATATTTCTGGGTATAGTGTTAATTATTACGGGCTTTATTACAGGAATTGCATGGTTTTATTTAGGAGTTATTCCACTAATTGTTGGACTTACAAACTTTTGTCCTTTATGTATGATTACTAAAAAATGTAGTATTTAA
- a CDS encoding diguanylate cyclase, with translation MNKKILVIDDNSLNIEILVDLLGDEYDVFGALDAAMSFEIIEENLPDLILLDIVMPDINGFELCQKLKLDKKTKNIPIIFITAKTDEDSIEKAFEVGGIDYVTKPFKPKELLVRVKTQLKIKDLISNLEYISSYDTMTNTLNRRKFFEEGEQLFTTSKNLYAIMIDIDNFKMINDQYGHHIGDVVIKQTALNIMNKKLKNSFLGRIGGEEFALIGTYKNKADIIQNIDEIRIFIQNDTIFTDNNEKINFTISSGISFFKDEFITIDDFLKDADKGLYEAKGSGKNKTVLRQN, from the coding sequence ATGAATAAAAAAATTTTAGTAATAGATGATAATAGTTTAAATATAGAAATATTAGTTGATTTATTAGGGGATGAATATGATGTTTTTGGTGCTCTTGATGCAGCTATGTCTTTTGAAATAATTGAAGAAAATCTCCCTGATCTAATTTTACTTGATATTGTAATGCCTGATATTAATGGTTTTGAACTTTGTCAAAAACTTAAATTGGATAAAAAAACAAAAAATATTCCTATTATTTTTATAACTGCAAAAACAGATGAAGATTCAATTGAAAAAGCCTTTGAAGTTGGTGGAATAGATTATGTTACTAAACCTTTTAAACCAAAAGAATTGTTAGTTAGAGTAAAAACACAATTAAAAATAAAAGATTTAATTTCAAATTTAGAATATATCTCTTCTTATGATACTATGACAAATACTTTAAATAGAAGAAAATTCTTTGAAGAAGGAGAACAACTATTTACTACAAGTAAAAATTTATATGCAATTATGATTGATATTGATAACTTTAAAATGATAAATGATCAATATGGGCACCACATTGGAGATGTTGTTATAAAACAAACAGCTTTAAATATAATGAATAAAAAATTAAAAAATTCTTTTCTTGGTAGAATAGGGGGAGAGGAGTTTGCTTTAATTGGAACTTACAAAAATAAAGCAGATATTATTCAAAATATAGATGAAATAAGAATCTTTATTCAAAATGATACTATTTTTACTGATAATAATGAGAAAATTAATTTTACAATAAGCTCTGGAATATCTTTTTTTAAAGATGAATTTATTACTATTGATGATTTTTTGAAAGATGCAGATAAAGGTCTTTATGAAGCTAAAGGAAGTGGTAAAAATAAAACTGTTTTAAGACAGAACTAA